A region of the bacterium genome:
AGCAGGAATACCCGACCATGAAATAGCAATATTAATTTTAGTTCCAGAAGTTTTTACAACATTCACAATATGTCATCCTGCAGCCAATTAATTAATCTATCAGCCTGGTAACTCCAAGTCTTTTTTTTCAACAAAAAGTCCTTTATCTTCATAGAATTTTGGCCTATTCTATTATCAGGCCAATGCAACACATTTTCAATCGTTTTTGCTAAACAATCTTCGGTTTCTTCTTTCAATACTTCAAGCACATCACGATACTCAGGACTAAGTCCAGATGTCCATGTGCTAATAACCGGTTTCCCGTAACTCAAGTATTCTAAAATCTTTGAAGGGAAATTCATATTATTGCCGGGAACACGTGAAGGCCTCGGATTTACCAGAACAGATGCCTGCCTGCACATTTTCTGAAGCTGTGACTCAGGAACAAGGCCGAAAAAACGTATGCGGGAATCTTGCTTGAGAGCGGCCTTCAAATCTGAACTGCTTCCATGTCCACAAATCCAGAGCTCAATGTTAGTATCGCGAATCTGTTCAAAAGCCTTTAGTAAAAAACTGACCCCTCCCCAAACACTCATCATCCCTGTATATAGAACAATTTTTTTATTCTCCGATCCCTTGTTAGACTGTGTTTCCGGGTTAAATCGCAAGAGGCTGATTCCCCCATCTAAATGCAATTTTTTCGGAAAAGGACAATTTTGAAAAGCGTGATAGGACAAAAATACATGGCCTTTCGCCATATCAGCACCAGAAGGATACCGGGCCCAATTAGGACCAGGATCATATTGATCAGCGCATATATCTATCCATGGAACATGGTAATTTTTCTGCGCATAAAGTCCAGCAGTTATACTCTCAGGGTTCGGGTTATAGGAAAATACTGCCAAAGGGTTTCCTCGCTTCTCACAGATTTCACAAATAGCCTTAATATATACCCGGCGTAAACTGGCAACTCTCAATAATGGAATGTTCCAATAATGAACAAAGCGGCTATCAAAACCCGGATCAAGGTCACCAAAACTGCCTGGATTATATTTCCCTCTCGGCCATATGGGTTCGGGTAAATGCGATATCAGAACAATGGAAAATCCCTGCTCACTTAAAGCCTTGATCAATCCTGCCTGCCAGCGGTTAGCGGCAGGACTGGTAGCAGGGTGTTTTACTAAAGAATCTTCACTAAAAATTCCACCCAACCATAACAACCACTTTGCCAATTAGACCTCCATTTATCGTTTTAGTCCAGGTACTAAAGATTGACTTCGTTGAAAAGGCCGCAACTGCCTATTTTCAGATAAAGGGCTATCTTGCAGAAACAAACAATGACACAGCCCGGCCAAACTCCAAATCCAAAATCCCACAGTTTGGTCTGCCGGAAAATCACCCGTTGTCATTCCTACAATACCAACACCCAAAATACCCGCAGCCAAACTCTTAAGAACCGGATCGGTAGATTTCGTCAATACCAAAAGATTATTCTTCAAAGCAAGGAATAAAATAACAAGCATGATTGTCCCAGCGAATAATCCATCAAGCCGTAAAATTTCAAGAGCGGTGTTATGAGCGCCCACTACCCACTCATCGGGAAGACCAGGAGTTTCCAAAAGCAACGGCTTACCGGAAGGAATAACGAAATAAGGCCCTGAAATAATCTGTTTTAATGCTGCATGCCAGAAAGGTAACCGGTCAGACAGTAATTTGGCTTTAAACCTTTCCGCAAAGGTACCATAATAAGAACCATGTGAAAGTGAAGGTTTATAGTCAGGATGATATCCCAGTAAACTGATACCAGCAGAAAAGAACAGAATCCCTAAAATTGCTATACCTCCAATAAATTTCGCAATACGATTACGAAAAATTGAGTTTGGTCTTTTTATTATAGAACCATAAGAAGTGTTGATAAGCGGCTTCTGTTTTTTTTCACCTAAATAAGATAAAAGGACAGATAGCGAAATAATTCCTATAGTAGTTATAGAACCTTTTATCGCATATTCTACTAATAAAAAAAACACCAATATCCCTAACAGACGATATTTAAGCGGCCGATTGTAAATCAAATAGATCGAAAAAGCCCCGCTCAAACCCATGAAAAGGAAACCGTGATGTGACCAATAAACTCCCAAGCACATCAATGAAAACATAATAATAACAAATGGCAGAAGAATGGGAATTAAAATGTCATTTTTCTCCCTTGGCCAATGTTTGGCCAGAATATAGCCATAGAAATAACTTCCTGTAATCATTAAAAAACGTAGGCCGCGCGTCCAGTTAGGATTTCTCGTCTGGTAGGCTAAATAAAACCCGATCAAAACAGGCAAAAAAGCTGTTAACCAAAGTGATAAAAGAATTTTTGGAAATTGTGATTTAAAGGTTCTAGGTCGAACAAGTTTCTCCAGAAAAACCCGTAAACTAATAAAACCACAAGCCACTGTTTCGACATTTATAGGTAATCCTGCCACAATAACATATTCTCTAAACTCATCAGGTATTGACCCATCATTGATATTATAAAAATAATAACGCGTTAAATACAGTAAAAACAGCCCCAAAATACCATCCGGCCTACCACGCATTATAAGCCAAAAAGATAGGCAAATGCCCAGAAAGGTTGACAGTGTAACACTAATAAAAGACAACAAAAAACAAGAGAAACAAACAACAGTAATAGGAATAAACAAACTTGTTTTTAAATAATTCATTACAAAATGTTAATCCTTTCAGCCAAGAATTGAATCATAAATTCCGGTTATTTTGGCCATTTGCCGCTTAATATTAAAATCTATCCGCGCCTTATTAAAAGCATTTTCACCCAGTTCTCTCATTTTATCCGAATCTAATAAAAGTTCCTCCAATGCCCCAGCTAAAGCATCCGGAGAATTGGGTTTAACTAAAAGACCAGTACGCCCATGTTCAATCAGCTCATTAATCCCACCCAAATCCGACCCGATAGAAGGTTTCCCCATGGCTGCGGCCTCAATAACTGGCCGGGCAAAATGAGGCTGAGTAGCAGGGAAAACGATTATATGGCTTGCGGCAATAAAAGGCGTAATATCTTCCTGAAAGGGCAAAAATTTCAAGTGGGATTGTATGCCCAACTCATGGACTTGTTTCTCCACTTTCTGCGCTAACACACCCGATCCAAACAACGATAAAATTTTTCTTACCATCAACGAAACTAATCTCCCGGACGACAAAAGATTCGAACCGGCCAAAATACAGACAAAATTCGGAACTGAATCGCGAACCAAACTTAGCGCGTTTAGAAGCACCTGTATCCCATTGATTTCTGAAACCCCTCCCAAAAATAATATTATTTTAGTATTTTCAGGTATCCCCATTTTTATCTTTATGCCGTTAGGAGAAACATCCGGATTAAATTTTTTTAGATCAATAAAGTTGGCTATAACACATCCCCGCGATTTGCCTATCCAGTTTTCCCAATCATAGTGAGAAATAAATATCACCTCGTTACCGTATTTTTTAAGCAAAAACCTCATAAAATTTGTTCTCAGGCCAAAATATCCTTTCACCGAAGCTTCACGGACATGCCAAACAAAAGGAATACGACCTTTTGCCAAAGCCATGGCTGAAGGAACCAAAACAACAGAATTAAGATGAACTAAATCAGGTTTTACTTTTGCAACTAAATCCAAAGTAAGACGCATAGATTGTTTCCAATGGATAAAACTTTGTACCAAAGAAAGGCATCCTAAAGGAGAACTCAAACAGGCCCAAGAAGCAGTGGTATGCTCAAAAGTATAAATTCCAGGAGCAACTACTACTGTAAACCCTGCCTTTTCATAAAAATTAATTACTTCCATACAAGGACGGATAAGAGCAACGACGGGCTCAAATCGCGAAAGGTCGAGACCCTGTAATGTATAGAGCAGACTCATACACGAACCGCCCAAGCCGCCCGCATGTTGAATATAAAGAATCTTTCTTTTCATTTTAATTCAATTTTATCCGTTTTTTCTCAAGCCATGAAAGCAAAATTCCCCATGCCCAAAGCGATCTTGGAGGTCTGTCTTTACGAAGCATGCTGTATAGGCTTCGAAGATAAACCGGACGAAATATTTTTTTTGCAGATTCGCTATTTAAAAGTTCTTCAAAACATGGTTTCAAATCGCCTTTCATCCAGCTGATAAAAGGTAATTCAAATCCCATCTTAGGACGATCTCGTAATTTTTCTGGTAAAAATTCCGCTACAGCATTAATAAAAATTTTTTTTGTTTCTATATCACTTAACTTGTGTGCCGCAGGCAGCGCATAAGCAAATTCAACCAGAGGATGATCCAGAAGCATTGGTCGAACCTCGAGACCGTGCGCCATACTCATAACATCCCCATCCCGAAGCAAAGTGCTTAGTAAATAACCTTTCATCTCAGCATAACTGGTTTGTTGAACTTCATCCGCATCAGCCATTAACAATTTCTCTTGACCTTCTACAAGACGTTTACGAAAAGATTTGCACCATTCAGGTTGTACAGCATCTTCAAACTCAAAATTCTCCAGAATGCGCCGCAGCATTGTCAAACGTTCGACTGAGCTTGCTAATTTGAAAAGCAAACGCAATGTAATAAAGTTCGGTCTCAGTTTATGTGTTTTTTCCAGAAGATTATATATAATCGGATTAGGATTGGATATCAATTTTTTATCTTCTGCAAGCCAGCGAAAATGTGTATACCCTGCAAAAAGCTCGTCTCCTCCAAGGCCGGATACGCAAACTTTAACATAATACCGGGATGCATGAGAAATTATCCATGTGTTGGTCCCGTCGATACTTGGCTGATCAATAGCTGTTACTATTTTCTCAAATATTTTCGATGCATCATTTGAAGTTATTACTATTTCCTCATGTTCGCTTTTTAAATAATCAGCCGCTATACGGGCATATTTCCGTTCGTCAATGGCACTATGCGTATTCTCAAAACCTACTGAAAAGGTCTTTATTTTTCTCCCGCTTACAGCACTCATTAATCCAACAACTGCAGTCGAATCGATTCCGCCGCTCAAAAACGCTCCTACCGGCACATCTGACACTAAATTATAGCGAGCGGCATCCTGAAGAAATATCTTCAATCTCTCGGATGCTTCATGGAAACAAACATTACGTAGTTCCTTTCTAAGTTCAGCAGTTTCTTCATGAAGGTCCCAATATTTAACAAACCGTTTCTTATTTTTACAAACCTCCATCCAATGTCCGGCTGGAATTGCCTTAATTCCTTTAATTATTGTCTTCGGCTGGAATACCGCTCCCACAGCTAAATAATCCAGCAAAGCATCCGGATCAATCTCCCGGTTTATCCATCCATTTTCCAAAAGGCCGCGCAATTCAGACGCAAAAAAAAGTTGGGAAGCATTTTCATAATATAGTAACGGTTTGATTCCCAATCTGTCCCGGACAAGTATCAGCTCAGGACAACCTGGAGAAGGATATCTATCAACCAATGCAAAAGCAAACATGCCCCGCAGACGTTTAAAAGAATCCCTACCCCACTTTAAATATGCC
Encoded here:
- the asnB gene encoding asparagine synthase (glutamine-hydrolyzing), with amino-acid sequence MCGIAGIYGVSDEATVGRMINVQSHRGPDGSGIWNNQEIPVTLGHCRLSIIDLSPEGHQPMSYANGRLWIAFNGEIYNFKELRSELEALGCRFYSNSDTEVILAAYLKWGRDSFKRLRGMFAFALVDRYPSPGCPELILVRDRLGIKPLLYYENASQLFFASELRGLLENGWINREIDPDALLDYLAVGAVFQPKTIIKGIKAIPAGHWMEVCKNKKRFVKYWDLHEETAELRKELRNVCFHEASERLKIFLQDAARYNLVSDVPVGAFLSGGIDSTAVVGLMSAVSGRKIKTFSVGFENTHSAIDERKYARIAADYLKSEHEEIVITSNDASKIFEKIVTAIDQPSIDGTNTWIISHASRYYVKVCVSGLGGDELFAGYTHFRWLAEDKKLISNPNPIIYNLLEKTHKLRPNFITLRLLFKLASSVERLTMLRRILENFEFEDAVQPEWCKSFRKRLVEGQEKLLMADADEVQQTSYAEMKGYLLSTLLRDGDVMSMAHGLEVRPMLLDHPLVEFAYALPAAHKLSDIETKKIFINAVAEFLPEKLRDRPKMGFELPFISWMKGDLKPCFEELLNSESAKKIFRPVYLRSLYSMLRKDRPPRSLWAWGILLSWLEKKRIKLN
- a CDS encoding glycosyltransferase family 4 protein; protein product: MKRKILYIQHAGGLGGSCMSLLYTLQGLDLSRFEPVVALIRPCMEVINFYEKAGFTVVVAPGIYTFEHTTASWACLSSPLGCLSLVQSFIHWKQSMRLTLDLVAKVKPDLVHLNSVVLVPSAMALAKGRIPFVWHVREASVKGYFGLRTNFMRFLLKKYGNEVIFISHYDWENWIGKSRGCVIANFIDLKKFNPDVSPNGIKIKMGIPENTKIILFLGGVSEINGIQVLLNALSLVRDSVPNFVCILAGSNLLSSGRLVSLMVRKILSLFGSGVLAQKVEKQVHELGIQSHLKFLPFQEDITPFIAASHIIVFPATQPHFARPVIEAAAMGKPSIGSDLGGINELIEHGRTGLLVKPNSPDALAGALEELLLDSDKMRELGENAFNKARIDFNIKRQMAKITGIYDSILG
- a CDS encoding glycosyltransferase family 4 protein, encoding MAKWLLWLGGIFSEDSLVKHPATSPAANRWQAGLIKALSEQGFSIVLISHLPEPIWPRGKYNPGSFGDLDPGFDSRFVHYWNIPLLRVASLRRVYIKAICEICEKRGNPLAVFSYNPNPESITAGLYAQKNYHVPWIDICADQYDPGPNWARYPSGADMAKGHVFLSYHAFQNCPFPKKLHLDGGISLLRFNPETQSNKGSENKKIVLYTGMMSVWGGVSFLLKAFEQIRDTNIELWICGHGSSSDLKAALKQDSRIRFFGLVPESQLQKMCRQASVLVNPRPSRVPGNNMNFPSKILEYLSYGKPVISTWTSGLSPEYRDVLEVLKEETEDCLAKTIENVLHWPDNRIGQNSMKIKDFLLKKKTWSYQADRLINWLQDDIL